Proteins co-encoded in one Fimbriimonadia bacterium genomic window:
- a CDS encoding J domain-containing protein has product MPAIDHYRILGLDRHATQEEIKARYRQLVRELHPDVSCSPETTARFVQVTESYRVLSDPVRRSNFDAILDIESRRSGNKAGTAPSSGERRQASSEQAPKAGPSPTSASREVRERLDAAHIHFATGRLRLAEQEAKTLIGRYPRLAPAYALLGDVYRTQQKWDVAARMYSLAIQYAPHDRSFERRYQQVLDKLEEIRLAKQGPLARSIRNRNVALGVSLIVQPVLMGFVCVSNDAPLALLPMILHWTPSLLLMMFVSGAITGVLLSASEQLDRWESLGSLGGRFSRAGVYGVVAAIQFWVALVAYGVSALLQEAGSPSLTRLFGWTTILTACFAVAFSLPQPHGWAEVAIWGGNVLFLGALAGWRVMDAFKG; this is encoded by the coding sequence GTGCCGGCGATTGACCACTACCGCATCTTGGGTTTGGATCGGCATGCGACGCAGGAAGAGATCAAGGCCCGGTACCGGCAGTTAGTTCGGGAGCTGCACCCAGACGTGAGCTGCTCTCCGGAGACCACCGCCCGCTTTGTTCAGGTCACCGAGAGCTATCGAGTTCTGTCCGACCCTGTACGCAGGTCTAACTTCGATGCGATTCTGGACATCGAGAGTAGGCGATCGGGCAATAAAGCTGGTACGGCCCCGAGTTCCGGTGAGCGGCGACAGGCATCGAGCGAACAAGCCCCGAAGGCAGGGCCTTCGCCGACTAGTGCGTCGAGAGAGGTCAGAGAGCGACTGGACGCTGCGCACATCCACTTTGCTACCGGGCGCCTGCGCCTTGCCGAGCAGGAAGCCAAGACGCTTATCGGACGCTACCCCCGCCTTGCGCCGGCTTATGCACTATTGGGGGACGTGTACCGAACACAGCAGAAGTGGGACGTCGCGGCACGGATGTACTCCTTGGCCATCCAGTACGCCCCGCACGATCGCAGTTTCGAGCGACGCTATCAGCAGGTGCTGGACAAGCTCGAGGAGATTCGCCTCGCCAAGCAGGGGCCTCTCGCGAGGAGCATCCGCAACCGCAACGTCGCACTAGGTGTGTCCCTCATCGTGCAACCTGTGCTGATGGGTTTCGTATGCGTGTCCAACGACGCACCGCTCGCACTGCTTCCGATGATCCTACACTGGACCCCCAGTCTGCTCCTCATGATGTTCGTGAGCGGGGCGATCACAGGAGTGCTGCTGTCTGCGTCCGAACAGTTGGATCGGTGGGAGTCGCTCGGCTCGCTCGGCGGAAGGTTCTCGCGTGCGGGCGTGTATGGCGTAGTGGCCGCCATCCAGTTCTGGGTGGCACTAGTTGCGTACGGCGTGTCGGCCCTGCTGCAGGAAGCCGGCTCGCCGAGCCTCACACGCCTGTTCGGATGGACCACTATTCTCACCGCTTGTTTCGCCGTGGCATTTTCACTACCCCAACCCCACGGCTGGGCCGAGGTTGCGATCTGGGGCGGCAACGTGCTCTTCCTCGGAGCCCTCGCAGGCTGGCGCGTGATGGACGCGTTCAAGGGGTAG
- a CDS encoding type II secretion system F family protein yields the protein MKFRYTARDAMGHEVSGLVTADTSAAVQQQLRSRGYDPLAVEPVGHVPGQAALRAVRGGISPYALAPFYSQLAMMLKAGMAMPSALESLSRQTANPRLRAAIIRLSQETDAGSSLREAMQRCAPTFSPLEVAIVGAGEKGGFLDNALRHLSDYLESDIEIRRLLRVQLAYPVLLLVFAIVLPFGVNAFIRGVVGSSGMTIKAPLSDAGVLLTVAAAVIVVTVLFRLAMRSERFRLWWDAFRLNFPVVGKTARIAAMGRFGRALGALHASGVPLGDALRLAGDSSGSVVIASKAHDAAPRIEAGAPIAQTLADTQVFSPMLIDMLRTGEQTGELNAMMTSVAQACEAESKVRAKQSAMGFSVLVYVGIMIYIAYMILSFYAGYATGLLKEF from the coding sequence ATGAAATTCCGCTATACGGCGCGCGATGCGATGGGACACGAGGTCTCCGGGCTCGTGACCGCCGATACCTCGGCGGCGGTGCAGCAGCAGCTTCGGTCACGCGGATACGATCCGCTCGCCGTCGAGCCGGTCGGCCACGTGCCCGGGCAGGCGGCTCTGCGCGCGGTTCGGGGCGGAATCAGCCCGTACGCGCTGGCTCCCTTCTACTCCCAACTTGCCATGATGTTGAAGGCGGGCATGGCGATGCCGAGCGCACTCGAGAGCCTCTCGCGGCAGACCGCGAACCCACGCTTACGTGCAGCCATCATTCGGCTCTCGCAGGAGACCGATGCGGGTTCGTCACTGAGGGAAGCCATGCAGCGATGCGCACCGACATTCTCGCCACTAGAGGTGGCGATTGTTGGGGCAGGTGAGAAGGGAGGCTTCCTGGACAACGCATTGCGCCATCTCTCGGACTACCTCGAAAGCGATATCGAGATTCGACGACTGCTTCGGGTGCAGCTTGCTTATCCCGTTCTTCTGTTAGTGTTCGCTATCGTCTTGCCATTCGGGGTCAACGCCTTCATTCGGGGGGTGGTAGGTAGTTCTGGCATGACGATCAAGGCGCCGCTTAGTGATGCGGGCGTACTGCTCACGGTAGCCGCTGCTGTTATCGTGGTCACGGTGTTGTTTCGGCTGGCAATGCGCTCCGAACGCTTCCGCCTTTGGTGGGACGCGTTTCGTCTCAACTTCCCAGTAGTAGGCAAGACGGCACGCATCGCTGCCATGGGACGATTCGGACGCGCACTGGGTGCACTCCATGCATCCGGCGTGCCGTTGGGAGACGCGCTTCGACTAGCCGGCGACAGCTCGGGCAGCGTGGTCATTGCGTCGAAGGCACATGACGCTGCACCCCGAATCGAGGCTGGCGCCCCCATCGCGCAGACGCTCGCTGACACGCAGGTTTTCTCTCCAATGCTGATCGACATGCTCCGGACGGGAGAGCAGACCGGTGAGTTGAATGCCATGATGACCAGTGTCGCGCAGGCCTGCGAGGCAGAGTCGAAGGTACGAGCCAAGCAGTCGGCTATGGGGTTCTCCGTCCTCGTGTATGTCGGGATCATGATCTACATCGCATACATGATCTTGTCGTTCTATGCCGGATATGCGACTGGATTGCTCAAGGAGTTCTAG
- the folK gene encoding 2-amino-4-hydroxy-6-hydroxymethyldihydropteridine diphosphokinase → MARVFFSLGSNLGDSPAHLRYAIERIAREIGPILHVSSLYRTAPQGVSHQPDYLNAVVGCDTSLGPEEVLGRCLAIEAARGRIREFMPPSLAVEADACVGTGTSDASTASGGGIAPRTLDIDLLLYDDLQIETDSLCIPHPRMEQRSFVLTPLAEIEPNLILPSGASVCELLARDEIRAQRVERLGELAASFHPTY, encoded by the coding sequence GTGGCCAGGGTGTTTTTCAGTCTCGGCTCGAACCTCGGGGACAGCCCAGCGCATCTAAGATACGCGATTGAGCGGATTGCCCGCGAGATCGGTCCTATCTTGCACGTGTCGTCGTTGTACCGCACTGCCCCACAGGGTGTCAGCCACCAGCCTGACTATCTGAATGCCGTGGTGGGCTGTGACACTTCACTCGGACCCGAGGAGGTGCTGGGGCGCTGTCTGGCCATAGAAGCCGCTCGGGGCCGCATTCGAGAGTTCATGCCTCCGTCGCTTGCGGTGGAGGCTGACGCGTGCGTGGGGACTGGGACCAGCGATGCCTCCACCGCAAGCGGTGGAGGCATCGCTCCCCGCACCCTGGACATTGACCTTCTCCTGTACGACGACCTGCAGATCGAGACGGACTCGCTATGCATCCCCCACCCGCGGATGGAACAGCGTTCGTTCGTACTGACCCCGCTGGCCGAGATCGAGCCGAACCTAATCCTCCCGTCTGGCGCTTCCGTGTGCGAGCTCCTTGCCCGTGATGAGATTCGTGCGCAGCGCGTGGAGCGACTGGGCGAACTCGCGGCATCCTTCCATCCGACTTATTGA
- a CDS encoding D-lyxose/D-mannose family sugar isomerase: protein MTAEERAKYARLTVDKLRGAGIAVTEEEAGRIEIADFGLDEFEKTGLLLLVYENNDRYCAKELVLLPGQTCPEHRHPAIAGQPGKRETFRCRQGEVYLYVPGDPTPNPKAKPPAGREAHYTVWHEITLRPGEQYTLEPNTLHWFQAGPEGCIVSEFSSTSRDESDIFTDPQIRRVP, encoded by the coding sequence ATGACAGCCGAAGAGAGAGCCAAATATGCCCGCCTGACCGTGGACAAACTCCGTGGGGCCGGGATCGCCGTGACCGAAGAGGAGGCTGGTCGGATCGAGATTGCCGACTTCGGATTAGACGAGTTCGAAAAGACCGGCCTTCTGCTGCTCGTCTACGAGAACAACGACCGGTATTGTGCCAAGGAACTGGTGCTCTTGCCGGGTCAGACGTGCCCGGAGCACCGCCACCCCGCGATCGCGGGGCAGCCGGGGAAGCGCGAGACCTTCAGATGCCGGCAGGGAGAGGTCTATCTGTATGTGCCTGGCGACCCTACTCCCAACCCGAAGGCCAAACCGCCCGCGGGTAGGGAAGCGCATTACACCGTGTGGCACGAAATCACGTTGAGACCGGGCGAGCAGTACACGCTGGAGCCCAACACGCTACACTGGTTCCAGGCCGGACCGGAGGGATGCATCGTTTCGGAGTTCTCGAGCACCTCGCGAGACGAGAGCGACATTTTTACCGACCCACAGATACGCCGCGTACCTTGA
- the rpsO gene encoding 30S ribosomal protein S15 — MPLPRETKAQIVTEYGRAERDTGSADVQIALLTARIQSITDHLRTHKKDFHSRRGLLLLVGRRRRLQQYLRNVDIERYRELIKRLGIRG; from the coding sequence ATGCCGCTGCCGCGTGAAACAAAAGCGCAGATCGTAACGGAATACGGACGAGCGGAACGGGACACGGGTTCTGCCGACGTGCAGATTGCTTTGCTGACCGCTCGCATTCAGTCCATCACAGACCATCTGCGCACCCACAAGAAGGACTTCCATTCTCGGCGGGGCCTGCTGCTTCTGGTTGGCCGCCGCCGAAGGCTTCAGCAATACCTTCGTAACGTGGACATCGAACGATACCGCGAGCTAATCAAGCGTCTTGGTATCCGCGGCTAG
- a CDS encoding polyribonucleotide nucleotidyltransferase: MIHTVSREIAGKLFAFESGRLAKQAGGAVVAGVGDTIVLACATMARTPREGQGFFPLTCDYEERKYSVGKIPGGFIKRGGRPSDKAVLTSRLIDRPLRPLFPDGMRNDVQVIVTTLSTEADNPSDVVAVTAASAALCVSDIPFGGPIACVRVGLIQGEMIAFPSVEQINQSDLDLVLAGTKDQIVMVEAGAKWVPESVMLDAMELGQGVIRELCELQEELVALAGKPKAEVPLFLIDPTVLQTVRTECAADIQSALQNPDKLSRESALDDLKADIVEKMAERFEDESLQAQVGEAVDKLIKEAVRSSLLATGKRPDGRGPTDIRELSAEVGLLPRTHGSGLFTRGQTQVLTSVTLGPLDDAQIIDGLEEDTRKRYMHFYNFPPYSTGETRFMRGPGRREVGHGALAERALKPVIPDEESFPYAILLVSEVLESNGSSSMASVCGSTLALMDAGVKISAPVAGIAMGMISDSERRVILTDIQGIEDACGDMDFKVAGTRDGITALQLDAKIGGLTREDLAQALEQARQARMVILDCIVSTIPEPRESLSQYAPRIFIMEIDPSKIGEVIGPGGRVIQKICALSGAEIDIEQTGKVYIAAPTFEGGELAQKMIRDLTQEAVIGSEYDGVVTRFTGRGAFVEFLPGREGLVPVDKLVRWRIRRPEEVVQIGDSIRVKIDEVDNLGRLNLTALGLPQTLESLDEANRPVGAQAERSGGGGGSYGRGPSDRGPRAGGDGPRPNRGGPSRGGGERGGDRGHGPGDRGPARGDKPQGNDRGPRQDDGPQARFRPRR, translated from the coding sequence ATGATTCATACTGTCAGCCGGGAGATCGCCGGCAAGCTGTTCGCATTCGAGAGCGGGCGGCTGGCGAAACAGGCCGGCGGCGCGGTTGTTGCAGGGGTGGGCGACACCATCGTCCTTGCCTGCGCGACCATGGCCCGCACCCCTCGCGAGGGGCAGGGATTTTTCCCCCTAACGTGCGACTACGAAGAGCGAAAGTACAGTGTAGGGAAGATCCCCGGCGGCTTCATCAAGCGCGGGGGACGCCCGAGCGACAAGGCTGTGCTCACATCGCGCCTGATTGACCGCCCGCTTCGACCATTGTTCCCAGATGGCATGCGGAATGACGTCCAGGTCATCGTTACGACCCTCTCCACCGAGGCTGACAATCCGAGCGACGTCGTGGCCGTTACGGCCGCATCTGCTGCCCTCTGCGTCTCCGACATCCCCTTCGGCGGCCCCATCGCCTGCGTGCGAGTGGGGCTGATCCAGGGCGAGATGATCGCGTTTCCTTCGGTCGAGCAAATTAATCAGTCGGACCTCGATCTGGTTCTGGCGGGCACGAAAGACCAGATTGTGATGGTCGAGGCAGGGGCCAAGTGGGTGCCAGAGTCGGTCATGCTGGACGCCATGGAACTCGGGCAAGGTGTCATCCGCGAGCTGTGCGAACTGCAAGAGGAACTTGTCGCTCTAGCCGGCAAGCCTAAGGCCGAGGTGCCCCTGTTCCTCATAGACCCGACGGTGTTGCAGACGGTTCGCACCGAGTGTGCCGCCGATATCCAGAGTGCGCTGCAGAACCCAGACAAACTCAGCCGGGAGTCCGCACTGGATGACCTGAAGGCAGACATCGTCGAGAAAATGGCAGAGCGATTCGAAGACGAGAGCCTGCAGGCTCAAGTCGGCGAAGCGGTGGACAAGTTGATCAAAGAGGCCGTGCGCTCCTCGCTCCTCGCTACCGGCAAGCGACCCGACGGGCGTGGTCCCACCGACATTCGTGAGTTGAGTGCAGAGGTGGGGCTCTTGCCTCGAACACACGGAAGTGGTCTCTTCACCCGAGGGCAGACGCAGGTTCTCACCTCGGTCACCCTCGGCCCGCTGGACGACGCCCAGATCATAGACGGCCTCGAAGAGGACACCCGGAAGCGCTACATGCACTTCTACAACTTCCCGCCGTACTCGACGGGTGAGACCCGCTTCATGCGCGGCCCGGGAAGACGAGAGGTGGGCCACGGCGCACTGGCCGAGCGCGCGCTGAAGCCGGTGATCCCGGATGAGGAGAGCTTCCCCTATGCCATCCTTCTGGTCTCGGAGGTCTTGGAGTCCAACGGCTCTTCCTCGATGGCGAGCGTGTGTGGAAGCACCTTGGCCCTGATGGACGCGGGCGTGAAAATCTCTGCGCCTGTCGCCGGGATCGCCATGGGGATGATCAGCGACTCCGAGCGACGTGTGATCTTGACGGACATCCAAGGCATCGAGGACGCCTGCGGGGACATGGACTTCAAGGTGGCCGGCACACGCGATGGGATTACGGCGTTGCAACTCGACGCCAAGATCGGTGGCCTGACCAGAGAGGACTTGGCACAGGCGCTCGAGCAAGCACGACAGGCGCGAATGGTCATTCTCGACTGCATCGTGTCCACTATTCCGGAGCCGAGAGAGAGCCTGTCGCAGTACGCGCCGCGCATCTTCATAATGGAGATTGACCCGAGCAAAATCGGCGAGGTCATCGGCCCCGGCGGCCGGGTCATCCAGAAGATCTGCGCGCTCTCAGGAGCCGAGATTGACATCGAGCAGACCGGTAAGGTGTACATCGCCGCACCGACCTTCGAGGGCGGCGAACTTGCCCAGAAGATGATCCGCGACCTCACGCAAGAGGCGGTCATCGGGTCCGAGTACGACGGCGTCGTCACTCGCTTCACCGGCCGAGGTGCATTCGTGGAGTTCTTGCCCGGCCGCGAAGGCCTGGTTCCTGTGGACAAGCTCGTACGATGGCGCATTCGCCGACCCGAGGAAGTGGTTCAGATCGGCGACTCGATCCGCGTCAAAATTGATGAGGTGGACAACCTCGGAAGGCTGAACCTGACGGCTTTGGGCCTGCCACAGACTCTGGAAAGCTTGGACGAGGCGAACCGACCGGTCGGGGCCCAAGCTGAGCGCTCTGGAGGCGGAGGCGGCTCCTACGGTCGCGGGCCAAGTGACAGAGGCCCGCGGGCTGGCGGCGATGGCCCTCGACCGAATCGTGGTGGCCCGTCTCGAGGAGGCGGTGAGCGTGGAGGCGACCGAGGACATGGACCCGGGGATCGTGGTCCGGCCCGGGGCGACAAGCCGCAAGGCAATGACCGAGGCCCGCGGCAAGACGATGGGCCTCAGGCTCGGTTCCGACCTCGGCGCTAG
- a CDS encoding insulinase family protein translates to MSTNRIERTVLANRLRVLVEPVDYVESVALGLWVGTGSRYESPQEAGISHVLEHMMFKGTKSRTAKQIAEEIEGRGGSLNAFTDREFTCYYARVLSDDLPVAMDVLCDMLVNSLFDPEELARERQVILDEIKRHEDEPDDLVHDLHARACWDGHPLAPPVIGTAESVSAIKREGLVDYIERRYRPNRIVVSVAGNADPADVVRMVEERLGLLSGFAAVSNEQPPDLKPQRQSLARDVEQVHFCYGGRGYGQHDPKKYVAGVLDALLGGSMSSRLFQEIREKRGLAYAIGSYTTCHAEGGLFTVYGGTSLANFPQVLDLIRVELNKVVSEPPPADEVERVKNQIRGNLVLGLESMSSRMSRMARNELYFERVVPLEETIERINAVKPEDLQRAAAECFGEDRMSLTAVGPFGREAQA, encoded by the coding sequence ATGAGTACAAACCGCATTGAACGCACTGTCTTAGCGAACCGTCTGCGGGTTTTGGTGGAACCAGTGGACTATGTGGAGTCCGTGGCCCTCGGGCTGTGGGTAGGCACCGGCTCGCGCTACGAGAGCCCTCAGGAAGCCGGTATCTCGCACGTGCTGGAGCACATGATGTTCAAAGGTACCAAATCCCGCACGGCTAAGCAGATCGCGGAAGAGATCGAGGGACGCGGTGGCTCTCTCAACGCGTTCACGGACCGCGAGTTCACGTGCTACTACGCGCGCGTGCTTTCCGATGACCTCCCGGTCGCTATGGACGTGCTATGCGACATGCTGGTCAACTCGCTATTCGACCCCGAGGAACTGGCCCGCGAGCGGCAAGTGATCCTGGATGAGATCAAGCGGCACGAGGATGAGCCGGACGACTTGGTGCACGACCTGCACGCCCGAGCATGCTGGGACGGCCATCCGCTCGCTCCCCCGGTGATAGGTACTGCAGAGTCCGTATCAGCGATAAAGCGGGAAGGCCTGGTGGACTACATCGAGCGTCGGTATCGGCCGAATCGCATCGTTGTTAGTGTCGCTGGCAACGCCGATCCGGCTGATGTGGTGCGTATGGTGGAGGAACGCCTCGGACTGCTGTCCGGGTTTGCGGCCGTCTCTAACGAGCAGCCTCCGGATCTCAAGCCGCAGCGCCAATCGCTGGCGAGAGACGTGGAGCAGGTTCACTTCTGTTATGGCGGACGCGGCTACGGTCAGCACGACCCCAAGAAGTATGTTGCCGGCGTACTGGATGCACTGCTAGGTGGTAGCATGAGCAGCCGGCTTTTCCAGGAGATCAGGGAAAAGAGAGGACTGGCCTACGCGATAGGATCCTATACGACCTGTCATGCGGAGGGCGGTCTGTTCACGGTGTATGGCGGTACTAGCCTTGCCAACTTCCCTCAGGTGCTGGATCTGATCCGAGTCGAGTTGAACAAAGTGGTGTCCGAGCCACCTCCTGCGGACGAGGTAGAGCGTGTCAAGAACCAGATCCGCGGAAACCTGGTTCTAGGGCTCGAGAGCATGAGCAGTCGGATGTCGCGCATGGCTAGGAACGAGCTGTACTTCGAGCGTGTGGTGCCCCTAGAAGAGACTATCGAGCGTATCAACGCTGTGAAGCCCGAGGACCTGCAACGGGCGGCCGCCGAGTGCTTTGGCGAAGACAGAATGAGCCTCACCGCAGTAGGTCCCTTCGGGCGGGAGGCGCAGGCCTAG
- a CDS encoding 4-hydroxy-tetrahydrodipicolinate reductase, protein MSTPSPLRIGVCGAAGRMGREVVAAVAGDDGLVLTAAIDRGHVGEDSGTLAGIAPNGVPIAGDLPSALTQARCDVLVDFTQPDAATENARRAAQLGVRPVIGTSGVSAENRAELDSLLRANGLGGLLVPNFALGAVLMMRFAAEAAKYYPNREIIELHHGQKLDAPSGTAIRTAEMMSESAGCAGPKENSAARGAEVCGVRIHSVRLPGLVAHQEVLFGQPGELLTIRHDSFDRKCFMPGVLLAIRKVFDVEGLVVGLEAVL, encoded by the coding sequence ATGTCCACACCATCGCCGCTTCGCATAGGGGTATGCGGAGCCGCTGGACGAATGGGCCGCGAAGTGGTCGCGGCGGTCGCCGGCGATGATGGTCTAGTCCTTACTGCGGCGATCGACCGCGGCCATGTCGGTGAGGACAGTGGCACACTCGCGGGCATCGCACCCAACGGTGTACCGATTGCGGGTGACCTCCCGTCGGCATTGACCCAAGCAAGGTGTGATGTGTTGGTGGACTTCACGCAGCCTGACGCCGCGACGGAGAACGCCAGGCGTGCAGCACAACTCGGTGTTAGACCTGTGATCGGCACGAGCGGGGTCAGCGCAGAAAACAGAGCGGAACTGGACTCGCTGCTTCGTGCCAACGGTCTCGGCGGGCTGCTCGTCCCGAACTTCGCACTCGGCGCAGTGCTGATGATGAGGTTTGCCGCAGAAGCAGCCAAGTACTATCCCAATCGGGAGATCATCGAACTCCATCATGGTCAGAAGCTGGACGCGCCGTCCGGCACGGCCATTCGCACCGCCGAAATGATGTCGGAGAGCGCTGGGTGTGCCGGACCGAAGGAAAATTCTGCTGCGAGGGGAGCGGAGGTGTGCGGCGTCCGCATCCATAGCGTCCGTCTGCCCGGTCTCGTGGCCCATCAAGAGGTCTTGTTCGGACAGCCCGGCGAGCTTCTGACCATTCGTCACGACTCCTTCGACCGCAAGTGCTTCATGCCCGGAGTGCTCCTCGCCATCCGGAAGGTCTTCGATGTCGAAGGGCTCGTGGTCGGTCTTGAAGCGGTTCTGTAG
- a CDS encoding aspartate-semialdehyde dehydrogenase has product MSKGSWSVLKRFCSQVHFPFTHNFVGTGRCRVSRPWNIGVVGATGAVGQEFLNLLGSRRMPVGELRLFASAASEGKTLEALGADHVVRAAAEGCFDGLDLVFFSAGSGTARELAPQAIEAGARVVDNSSAFRMNSGVPLVIPEINGDEITSDTCLAAVPNCSTIILLMAVAPLRALAPVRRVIVSTYQAASGAGAKAMQELIDQAGAVLRGESVIPKALPHQIAFNVFSHDSPLDETLRNEEERKIEAESRRILGQHDLGVTATCMRVPVLRAHTQSAYVEFDADVDVNRAHEVLSRFPGVAVVDDPAANHFPMPIEATGRDEVLVGRIRRDTYNPRAINLLVSGDQLRKGAALNSIQIAELMREVAS; this is encoded by the coding sequence ATGTCGAAGGGCTCGTGGTCGGTCTTGAAGCGGTTCTGTAGCCAGGTACACTTTCCATTCACGCACAACTTCGTGGGAACAGGTAGGTGTCGGGTGTCTCGTCCTTGGAACATCGGTGTGGTCGGCGCTACGGGAGCTGTAGGACAGGAGTTCTTGAATCTTCTCGGCTCTCGGCGGATGCCGGTGGGCGAACTGAGGCTTTTCGCGTCAGCAGCATCGGAGGGCAAGACACTGGAGGCTCTCGGGGCAGACCACGTTGTTAGGGCAGCAGCAGAGGGGTGCTTCGACGGCTTGGACCTCGTCTTCTTCTCTGCAGGCTCCGGCACCGCTCGGGAGTTGGCCCCCCAGGCAATAGAAGCCGGCGCGCGGGTAGTGGACAACTCGAGCGCATTCCGAATGAACTCGGGCGTGCCACTCGTCATACCCGAGATCAACGGTGACGAGATCACCTCCGACACATGTCTGGCAGCCGTCCCGAACTGCTCCACCATTATCCTGCTGATGGCCGTGGCCCCGCTGAGGGCCCTTGCGCCCGTCCGCCGTGTCATCGTTTCCACGTATCAGGCGGCGAGCGGGGCGGGGGCGAAGGCCATGCAGGAATTGATTGACCAAGCCGGCGCAGTGCTTCGCGGTGAGAGCGTCATTCCGAAAGCTCTGCCCCACCAGATCGCTTTCAACGTATTCAGCCACGATAGCCCCCTGGACGAGACCCTGAGAAACGAAGAAGAGCGCAAGATCGAGGCCGAGTCGCGACGAATCTTGGGTCAGCACGATCTTGGTGTAACCGCAACGTGCATGAGGGTCCCGGTGCTGCGCGCTCACACCCAATCGGCCTATGTCGAGTTCGATGCCGATGTGGATGTGAACCGTGCACATGAGGTCCTCTCGCGCTTTCCAGGCGTCGCGGTCGTGGACGATCCGGCAGCAAATCACTTCCCCATGCCGATCGAGGCAACAGGTCGTGACGAGGTGCTCGTGGGGCGGATACGACGAGATACGTATAACCCCAGGGCTATAAACTTGCTCGTTTCTGGCGATCAGCTTCGCAAGGGTGCGGCCCTGAACAGCATTCAGATCGCAGAGTTGATGCGGGAAGTGGCAAGCTAG
- the dapA gene encoding 4-hydroxy-tetrahydrodipicolinate synthase has translation MRDWGRLLTAIVTPFSSDGRNVNHAEMARIAGHLVDTGSSGIVVAGTTGESPTLSHEEKIAVFGTVRDAVGQRAAVVAGTGSNDTEQSIRVTIEAEKMGLDGVMLVAPYYNKPSQDGLFRHFEAIASRTKLPVLIYNIPSRTSVNVEPATILRLMDACSNVIAVKEASGNIGQISELCAAVPEGRRVYSGDDALTLPVLAVGGYGVVSVMAHVAGKAIREMIEAYVSGNGAEALRLHRQTAPLCRALFCTTSPTPVKEAVGMLGFDVGPVRLPLVPLTSEQRSLVRDAMVAAGVL, from the coding sequence ATGCGAGATTGGGGAAGGCTGCTGACAGCGATCGTGACCCCCTTCTCGTCTGACGGGCGGAACGTCAATCACGCAGAGATGGCGCGAATCGCTGGTCACTTGGTGGACACGGGAAGCTCGGGCATCGTGGTGGCAGGTACCACGGGGGAGTCTCCGACCCTGAGCCACGAAGAGAAGATCGCGGTGTTTGGAACCGTTCGAGATGCCGTCGGACAACGAGCGGCCGTCGTGGCTGGCACGGGAAGCAACGACACGGAGCAATCCATCCGGGTGACCATCGAGGCGGAGAAGATGGGCCTGGACGGTGTGATGCTGGTCGCGCCCTACTACAACAAGCCCTCTCAGGATGGCCTGTTCCGCCACTTCGAAGCCATAGCCTCCCGCACGAAACTTCCGGTGCTCATCTACAATATTCCCAGCAGGACCTCGGTGAACGTGGAGCCCGCGACGATACTGCGGCTGATGGATGCCTGTTCGAACGTGATCGCAGTGAAAGAAGCCAGTGGCAACATCGGGCAGATATCCGAGCTGTGCGCCGCGGTTCCGGAGGGCAGAAGGGTGTACAGTGGGGACGATGCGCTGACGCTCCCCGTGCTGGCGGTGGGGGGCTACGGCGTCGTGAGTGTCATGGCTCACGTTGCGGGCAAGGCGATCCGTGAAATGATAGAAGCCTACGTGTCCGGCAATGGTGCAGAAGCGCTTCGGCTGCACCGCCAGACGGCCCCACTCTGCAGAGCGCTATTCTGCACCACCAGCCCGACGCCGGTGAAGGAAGCCGTAGGGATGCTGGGCTTCGACGTGGGGCCGGTTCGGTTGCCGCTCGTGCCCCTGACATCGGAGCAGCGGAGTCTGGTCAGAGACGCTATGGTCGCTGCGGGGGTGCTATGA